A stretch of the Capsicum annuum cultivar UCD-10X-F1 chromosome 8, UCD10Xv1.1, whole genome shotgun sequence genome encodes the following:
- the LOC107839873 gene encoding protein DMP3, with amino-acid sequence MDMSRRARSTNLKQASTLSDASEIPLLPTNNDDNNNNHVTERPPIPRPTISQRALESTAHLANLLPTGTLLAFQLLIPIFTNNGSCDAATRPLTLILLAMLAFSCFLACFTDSFKTPDGQIYYGLATFKGLWIFDYQAASISGVPSDLNRYKVGFIDFVHAVLSVLVFVAVALRDKNVVSCFYPTPNHETKQILDIVPIGIGVICSLLFVVFPTRRHGIGFPVTPDKR; translated from the coding sequence ATGGACATGTCTCGACGAGCTAGATCAACCAACTTAAAGCAAGCATCCACCTTGTCTGATGCCTCTGAAATTCCATTACTCCCCACTAACaacgacgacaacaacaacaatcatgTAACAGAACGACCACCTATACCTCGGCCAACGATTTCTCAACGTGCCTTAGAAAGCACGGCTCATTTAGCCAACCTACTCCCAACAGGGACACTCTTGGCGTTCCAACTTTTGATCCCAATTTTCACCAACAACGGATCGTGTGATGCCGCGACGCGTCCCCTGACATTAATCCTCCTTGCTATGCTCGCATTTTCGTGCTTTTTAGCTTGTTTCACTGATAGTTTCAAAACACCAGACGGGCAAATTTACTATGGATTAGCTACGTTCAAAGGTTTGTGGATCTTTGATTATCAGGCAGCTTCGATTTCTGGTGTGCCTAGTGACTTGAACAGGTACAAAGTAGGGTTTATTGATTTTGTTCATGCTGTGTTGTCTGTTCTTGTGTTTGTTGCTGTGGCTTTGAGAGATAAAAATGTGGTGAGTTGCTTCTATCCTACACCTAATCATGAGACAAAACAGATACTTGATATTGTTCCTATTGGAATTGGGGTAATTTGTAGTTTGTTATTTGTGGTCTTTCCAACTAGGAGACATGGTATTGGCTTCCCTGTTACGCCTGATAAACGGTGA